One Desulfovibrio fairfieldensis genomic window carries:
- a CDS encoding glycosyltransferase family 4 protein — protein sequence MTTEQINPSPPGEGKPLPAGLPHVAYVLLWYPLFTQPFIFREVEGLKEHLPLTVYSLYARNLRHCSTEMRAAADSVRTFGIKAAPLFALELLRQLLTHPLRLCRLFRRSMFRRWRSLETFGENLWAFGAGLYLGRRFREDGIDMIHAPWPRGAATAAWVAADIAGVPFSTSARGDNLEPADPDLADKLSAALFVRANNAADQARIEAFDRSQARGKVALVYNSLTLPPPAVDSTASRSGDCTRKTPRLEQGPVRLLALGRFDVTKGFDVLLTACGILRERGLNFSLTLAGGGGKVMGLGHLGAQLVKMRKDLGLEKQVDMPGLISHNELPRILDEHDIFVAPCVVHASGRRDGIPNTVIEALAYALPVISTTVNALPEVVRDHETGLAIPPGDPQALAEAVLRLVGHPEEARRMGRNGALLARDMFDPHTNNLRLAELFISWYAHWKKTCAA from the coding sequence ATGACGACAGAACAGATCAATCCATCCCCTCCCGGGGAAGGAAAACCCCTACCCGCCGGCCTGCCCCATGTGGCTTATGTGCTCTTGTGGTATCCGCTTTTTACCCAGCCCTTCATTTTCCGCGAAGTGGAAGGACTCAAGGAACATCTGCCTCTGACCGTCTACAGCCTGTATGCGCGCAATCTGCGCCACTGCTCCACGGAAATGCGGGCGGCGGCGGACAGTGTGCGCACCTTCGGGATCAAAGCCGCGCCTCTTTTCGCCCTGGAACTGCTGCGTCAGTTGCTGACCCATCCCCTGCGCCTGTGCCGCCTCTTCCGTCGCAGCATGTTCCGGCGTTGGCGCAGCCTTGAAACTTTTGGCGAAAATCTCTGGGCTTTCGGCGCGGGCCTGTATCTGGGCCGTCGGTTCCGTGAGGACGGCATTGACATGATCCATGCGCCGTGGCCGCGCGGCGCGGCCACGGCGGCTTGGGTGGCCGCCGACATCGCGGGCGTGCCCTTTTCCACGTCAGCGCGCGGCGACAATCTGGAACCAGCGGACCCGGACCTGGCGGACAAGTTGAGCGCGGCCCTTTTTGTGCGCGCCAACAACGCGGCGGACCAAGCCCGCATCGAAGCCTTTGACCGCAGCCAGGCCAGAGGCAAGGTAGCCCTGGTCTACAACAGCCTGACTCTGCCGCCGCCCGCCGTGGATTCCACGGCCTCCCGTTCCGGGGACTGCACGCGGAAAACGCCGCGCCTGGAACAGGGCCCCGTGCGCCTGCTTGCTTTGGGTCGTTTCGACGTGACCAAGGGCTTTGACGTGCTGCTGACTGCCTGCGGCATCCTCCGGGAACGCGGCCTGAATTTCAGCCTGACCCTGGCCGGAGGCGGCGGCAAAGTCATGGGGCTCGGGCATTTGGGCGCGCAGCTGGTCAAAATGCGCAAGGATCTGGGCCTGGAAAAACAGGTCGACATGCCGGGCCTGATTTCCCACAACGAACTGCCGCGCATTCTGGACGAGCATGACATTTTCGTGGCCCCCTGCGTGGTGCATGCCTCGGGCCGACGCGACGGCATTCCCAATACGGTTATTGAAGCACTGGCCTACGCTCTGCCGGTAATCAGCACCACGGTCAACGCGCTGCCGGAGGTGGTGCGCGACCACGAGACCGGCCTGGCCATACCGCCCGGCGACCCGCAGGCCCTGGCCGAAGCCGTGCTCCGGCTGGTCGGGCATCCGGAGGAAGCCCGGCGCATGGGGCGCAACGGCGCGCTGCTGGCCCGGGACATGTTCGATCCCCATACCAACAACCTGCGGCTGGCCGAGCTGTTCATCAGCTGGTACGCCCACTGGAAAAAAACATGTGCGGCATAG
- a CDS encoding glycosyltransferase family 4 protein, with translation MSRSEAAPTAASPDPSSSDAATSARRGDAATPFSLAYVLLWFPLSSETFIFREIVQLMALGLPIHVYTMYGKALKGCSQEMRDFPGPVRRMGATAFFRIWAAFFRALRREPGKVWRLLREGCFRRMRNLESLGENLWCFMAGFLLAEQCRADGISLIHSSWANGPATAAWVASRLTGIPFAFTGRAGDIYPQDGLLREKARDALFIRTNNQANVGWLQSFCPPRQQDKVRLVYNSLTFTERTECALPMRPPYRLLAVGRFARTKGFPELLTAMARLRREQVPVRLTLVGDGGWHRKLTALRRRLRLTDCVDMPGFLPHDRLRESMQNHDMLVVPSVVYSNGDRDGIPNVIMEALSHRMPVVATDVCGISEVIRDGETGLLVPQRDPRALALAVRRMLEDRERALGMAEAGRALVEQMFDRDTNITALRDLYLSADRSRRTEQG, from the coding sequence ATGTCCCGCTCCGAGGCGGCCCCCACAGCCGCGTCCCCAGACCCATCTTCTTCAGACGCCGCAACTTCGGCCCGGCGAGGCGACGCCGCCACGCCCTTCTCTCTGGCCTATGTGCTGCTCTGGTTTCCTCTGTCCTCGGAAACCTTTATTTTCAGGGAAATCGTCCAGCTCATGGCTCTGGGCCTGCCCATCCACGTCTACACCATGTACGGCAAGGCCCTGAAAGGCTGCTCCCAGGAAATGCGGGACTTCCCAGGTCCGGTGCGCCGCATGGGGGCGACGGCCTTTTTCCGGATCTGGGCGGCGTTTTTCCGCGCCCTGCGGCGGGAACCGGGCAAGGTCTGGCGACTGCTGCGCGAAGGCTGCTTCCGCCGCATGCGCAATCTGGAGTCCCTGGGCGAAAATCTCTGGTGCTTTATGGCCGGTTTTCTGCTGGCCGAACAGTGCCGGGCCGACGGCATCAGCCTGATCCACTCCTCCTGGGCCAACGGCCCGGCCACCGCGGCCTGGGTGGCCTCGCGCCTGACGGGCATTCCTTTTGCCTTCACCGGCAGAGCCGGAGACATCTATCCCCAGGACGGCCTGTTGCGTGAGAAAGCGCGCGACGCATTGTTCATCCGTACCAACAATCAGGCCAATGTAGGCTGGCTGCAAAGTTTCTGCCCGCCGCGGCAGCAGGACAAGGTGCGCCTGGTCTACAACAGCCTGACCTTTACCGAGCGGACGGAATGCGCCCTGCCCATGCGGCCGCCCTACCGCCTGCTGGCCGTGGGCCGCTTCGCGCGCACCAAGGGTTTTCCCGAATTGTTGACAGCCATGGCCAGGCTGCGGCGCGAACAGGTGCCCGTGCGGCTCACCCTGGTGGGCGACGGCGGCTGGCACCGTAAGCTCACGGCCCTGCGGCGGCGGCTGCGCCTGACCGACTGCGTGGACATGCCGGGTTTCCTGCCCCATGACCGGCTGCGCGAATCCATGCAAAACCACGACATGCTGGTGGTGCCCAGCGTGGTGTACAGCAACGGCGACCGCGACGGCATTCCCAACGTGATCATGGAAGCTCTTTCCCACCGCATGCCCGTGGTGGCCACGGACGTCTGCGGCATCTCCGAAGTGATCCGCGACGGGGAAACCGGCCTGCTGGTGCCCCAGCGCGACCCGCGCGCCCTGGCCCTGGCCGTGCGGCGCATGCTGGAAGACCGGGAGCGGGCCCTGGGCATGGCTGAAGCGGGCCGCGCGCTGGTGGAACAGATGTTCGACAGGGATACGAACATCACGGCCCTGCGCGACCTTTATCTTTCGGCCGATCGCTCCCGGCGGACGGAACAGGGCTGA
- a CDS encoding aminotransferase class I/II-fold pyridoxal phosphate-dependent enzyme, whose product MKNNHSCQAGSTTAEQRAVAPKSCASGFNRMRSKLSFERLVEMASQMGMDNPLFVCHDRAAKATTLINGKEFINFSTYDYLDINAHPEITEAVTKTAGIFGTSAGASRLVGGERPPHHDLERALADLYEVEDCIVYVSGHAANVSTLGFMFGPRDAIFHDGLAHNSLVQGARLSGATRYSYAHNDCDALEEMLKAHRGEHKYAVIVTEGLFSMDGNIPDLPRIIELKKKYDCMLLVDEAHSLGVLGKTGRGAREYYGIDPTDVDMWMSTLSKAMCGCGGFIAGRSDLIKFLKYGSPGFVFSVGMPPVIAAACRKALEIMLREPERVHKLQHISRYFLEYAQSKDLDTGAAQGYAVVPVIVGDSMVSGFLSQQLFKRGIYVMPVSFPAVKEGTARLRFFISAAHTEEHVRKTLDAVVEELPNAQAIVEKYRREHQDEAQDD is encoded by the coding sequence ATGAAGAACAACCATTCCTGTCAGGCAGGCTCCACAACGGCGGAACAGCGCGCCGTTGCGCCAAAGAGCTGCGCTTCCGGCTTCAACCGCATGCGTTCCAAACTCTCTTTCGAGCGGCTTGTGGAAATGGCCAGCCAAATGGGGATGGATAATCCTCTCTTTGTTTGCCACGATCGGGCGGCCAAGGCCACCACGCTGATCAACGGCAAGGAATTCATCAATTTTTCCACCTATGATTATCTGGACATCAACGCCCATCCCGAAATCACCGAGGCCGTGACCAAAACGGCCGGCATTTTCGGCACCTCGGCCGGAGCCAGCCGCCTGGTGGGCGGCGAGCGCCCGCCCCACCATGATCTGGAGCGCGCCCTGGCCGATCTGTACGAGGTGGAGGACTGCATCGTCTACGTCAGCGGGCACGCGGCCAACGTCTCCACCCTGGGCTTCATGTTCGGTCCGCGCGACGCCATTTTTCACGACGGCCTGGCCCACAATTCCCTGGTTCAGGGCGCGCGCCTTTCCGGCGCCACGCGCTACTCATACGCCCACAACGACTGCGACGCGCTGGAGGAGATGCTTAAAGCCCACCGCGGCGAGCACAAATACGCGGTCATCGTTACCGAGGGGCTGTTCAGCATGGACGGCAACATCCCGGACCTGCCCCGGATCATTGAGCTCAAAAAGAAATACGACTGCATGCTCCTGGTGGACGAAGCCCACTCTTTGGGCGTGCTGGGCAAGACCGGGCGCGGCGCGCGCGAATATTACGGCATAGACCCCACGGACGTGGACATGTGGATGAGCACCTTGTCCAAGGCCATGTGCGGGTGCGGCGGTTTCATCGCGGGCCGCAGCGACCTGATAAAATTTCTCAAATACGGTTCGCCGGGTTTCGTATTCAGCGTGGGCATGCCCCCGGTCATTGCCGCGGCCTGCCGCAAGGCGCTGGAAATCATGCTGCGCGAGCCCGAGCGGGTGCATAAGCTCCAGCACATCAGCCGATATTTTCTCGAATACGCCCAGAGCAAGGACCTGGATACCGGCGCGGCTCAGGGCTATGCCGTCGTGCCCGTCATTGTCGGGGACTCCATGGTTTCCGGCTTCCTGTCCCAGCAGCTCTTCAAGCGGGGCATCTACGTCATGCCCGTCTCCTTCCCGGCGGTCAAGGAAGGCACGGCCCGGTTGCGCTTCTTTATTTCCGCGGCCCACACCGAGGAACATGTCCGCAAAACCCTGGACGCCGTGGTGGAAGAACTGCCCAACGCCCAGGCCATTGTGGAAAAATACCGGCGTGAGCATCAGGACGAAGCACAGGACGATTAG
- a CDS encoding acyltransferase domain-containing protein, which translates to MHNDDAIIASLAAPSASLALETFRRVLLPVGGPETDAALVLAAPCLSLLRLGAARGAPTALWVGIAPSRSFFTDAVVFSRALQEALAGDAAGSALIGAPRLLTTDFSPELLEEADRFLAENTHAQLALVFCRPQGNEAGVGGGWICEPLLLRRLPPEEEASASASGPSVSSPDRAPALAGVVGAFDGNAAREIREPDELVLDGVRYVDLRQNGLDWRLAGINPLWRQELLSLGASPDAGAVSALEARGLWLAPAMPAPPLAVMCCGLGAVWPGMGRELYDNFPAARAAMERIATVADWDVLGLMDETDVEKISLTRWQIPYLFLLEYAQWSQFVSLGLAPALMCGHSLGELIALCFAGIYEPEVAWYILDTRAVHMAELEAKATRETGMMAVHADAGVIEEARKTWPALYVSNYNTPRQFILSGPREVLLEARKHMRKRRIPAIMLNVSLAFHHPSMRVLRDLSQRRLNALEMHAPRLPMLSDITTGFYPREQPDICRYITDLDENSVRWVEGVRAMWERDGIRHFLELGPQDTLCGLVGDIEPRALCFSAGRKGRETEGLRQACARLYALGHLPRAAIRARAAALVGRSVAARESTAPGKVPAASGTAAPARAASGVTSGQMDIVLEVLAKASGRPVEELRPEMDLRYDLALRSSRFPLILQEAEQRLGLSVNFEDLLQVATIGDLARALTGAKTGAKADAERKSGESSPGPEHKPAPEYARNRALAPLCRFAPRPPYADGGNASSPVKPCPSPLPLDPCGQGLPLRRGDVVALCVFDRDLLPQLLSGLAPLGCTLAPPLDLLDVCAPLAKAGARLTPLDVTCAARPDAESLRAAFRRLAAEEGRVDGVFFVPASEANAAAPALLEDCLRPALAHGLRYACCFNRVPLTPAAVERAFAAGPSSARLSGRLSALAREGGFACRAVELLDDGRRAGLNELGDMLARELLRGGCERVIWGRENALRPDCAPRALPLLERPEFFPLVFPDPRPPLRPTSTLFQGACQFSRFADPALSAHGGRGSNAVQASAPWLPASRALQALLEGSRLFLPWLAVTGLSDVRFHEPPPLPTGITRECRLTVEARPWLMHDRVMTRMCRADLVVRQLTDNGRHTEQYAPVAEGMVLLAAAPAEVPPLWPAAGADGVDGKPVDGEGREELAVFYDALGLDAPWRLLSGFAVLPENMYRAALPTPEEPIAPEGNWGYTDCLYMVEGIVQAASLALALARQGDGPVRADGVGMAAELCRWRLNAAGFIRFGGERGAKGPWRLQLRRSWADGRLQRFDAQISDARERVLLTLHHLEFDRLETASLEQEPPSAVVAQP; encoded by the coding sequence ATGCACAACGACGATGCCATAATCGCCTCCCTTGCCGCGCCTTCCGCGTCGCTCGCGCTGGAAACCTTCCGGCGCGTCCTTCTGCCTGTCGGCGGTCCGGAGACGGATGCCGCGCTTGTCCTGGCCGCGCCTTGCCTGAGCCTGCTGCGCCTGGGCGCGGCGCGCGGCGCGCCCACCGCCCTCTGGGTCGGCATTGCTCCTTCCCGGTCTTTTTTCACGGACGCTGTTGTTTTTTCCCGCGCCCTGCAAGAGGCTCTCGCCGGGGATGCGGCGGGTTCGGCCCTTATCGGCGCGCCGCGCCTGCTGACAACGGATTTCAGCCCGGAACTGCTGGAAGAGGCGGACCGTTTTCTGGCGGAAAACACGCATGCCCAGCTGGCTCTTGTGTTCTGCCGCCCGCAAGGGAACGAAGCGGGTGTCGGCGGCGGCTGGATCTGTGAGCCGTTGCTCCTGCGCCGGTTGCCGCCCGAGGAGGAGGCGTCAGCCTCGGCATCCGGACCGTCCGTGAGCTCCCCGGACCGCGCCCCGGCCCTGGCCGGAGTCGTCGGCGCATTCGACGGCAATGCCGCGCGGGAGATCAGGGAGCCGGATGAACTGGTGTTGGACGGCGTGCGCTATGTGGATCTGCGCCAGAACGGTCTGGACTGGCGGCTGGCCGGAATCAATCCGCTCTGGCGGCAGGAGCTTCTGAGCCTGGGCGCAAGCCCGGACGCCGGGGCCGTCAGCGCCCTGGAGGCGCGCGGCCTGTGGCTCGCCCCGGCCATGCCGGCGCCGCCGCTGGCGGTCATGTGCTGCGGCCTGGGCGCGGTCTGGCCGGGCATGGGGCGCGAACTGTACGACAATTTTCCGGCGGCCAGGGCGGCCATGGAGCGCATCGCGACGGTGGCCGACTGGGATGTGCTCGGGCTCATGGACGAGACGGATGTGGAAAAGATCAGCCTTACCCGCTGGCAGATCCCTTACCTTTTTCTGCTGGAATACGCCCAGTGGAGCCAGTTCGTCTCGCTGGGGCTCGCTCCGGCCCTGATGTGCGGCCACAGCCTGGGCGAACTTATCGCGCTCTGCTTCGCGGGCATTTATGAGCCGGAGGTTGCCTGGTACATCCTGGACACCCGCGCCGTGCACATGGCCGAGCTGGAGGCCAAGGCCACGCGCGAAACCGGCATGATGGCCGTGCACGCCGACGCTGGAGTCATTGAGGAAGCACGCAAAACCTGGCCCGCGCTCTATGTTTCCAACTACAATACCCCCCGGCAGTTCATTCTGAGCGGGCCGCGCGAGGTCCTGCTGGAAGCCCGCAAGCATATGCGCAAGCGGCGCATCCCGGCCATCATGCTCAATGTCAGCCTGGCGTTTCATCATCCGAGCATGCGCGTGCTGCGCGATCTTTCCCAGCGGCGGCTGAACGCTCTTGAAATGCACGCGCCGCGCCTGCCTATGCTCAGCGACATCACCACCGGCTTTTATCCCCGGGAGCAGCCGGACATCTGCCGCTACATCACGGACTTGGACGAAAATTCCGTGCGCTGGGTGGAAGGCGTGCGCGCCATGTGGGAGCGGGACGGCATCCGCCATTTTCTGGAACTGGGGCCGCAGGATACGCTCTGCGGTCTGGTGGGGGATATCGAGCCGCGCGCCCTGTGTTTTTCCGCCGGGCGAAAGGGCAGGGAAACCGAGGGCCTGCGACAGGCCTGCGCCCGGTTGTATGCTCTGGGCCATCTGCCGCGCGCGGCCATCCGCGCCAGGGCCGCGGCCTTGGTCGGGCGAAGCGTAGCGGCGCGGGAGAGCACCGCGCCGGGCAAAGTTCCGGCGGCTTCGGGCACGGCCGCCCCGGCGCGCGCCGCGTCCGGCGTCACTTCCGGCCAGATGGACATTGTGCTCGAAGTGCTGGCGAAGGCCAGCGGCAGGCCTGTGGAGGAACTGCGGCCCGAGATGGACCTGCGCTACGATCTGGCCCTGCGTTCGAGCCGTTTTCCCCTGATCCTCCAGGAGGCCGAACAGCGCCTGGGCCTGAGCGTCAATTTTGAGGACCTCTTGCAGGTGGCGACCATTGGGGATCTGGCCCGCGCCCTGACTGGCGCAAAGACCGGCGCAAAGGCCGACGCGGAACGGAAGAGCGGGGAGTCCTCGCCCGGTCCGGAACATAAGCCCGCGCCTGAATATGCCCGGAACCGCGCTCTTGCGCCCCTCTGCCGCTTTGCGCCCCGCCCGCCGTACGCGGACGGCGGTAATGCCTCATCGCCCGTAAAGCCGTGTCCTTCCCCTCTGCCCCTGGACCCCTGCGGCCAGGGACTGCCGTTGCGGCGCGGCGATGTGGTGGCGCTTTGTGTTTTTGACCGGGACCTGCTGCCGCAGTTGTTGAGCGGCCTTGCGCCGCTGGGCTGCACGCTGGCGCCGCCCCTGGACCTGCTGGACGTCTGCGCGCCCCTGGCCAAGGCGGGCGCGCGTCTGACGCCGCTGGACGTTACCTGTGCCGCAAGGCCGGACGCCGAAAGCCTGCGCGCGGCCTTCCGCCGACTTGCCGCCGAGGAAGGACGGGTGGACGGCGTATTTTTCGTGCCCGCGTCCGAGGCCAACGCCGCCGCTCCGGCCCTGCTGGAGGATTGCCTGCGCCCGGCGCTGGCGCACGGGCTGCGCTACGCCTGCTGTTTCAATCGCGTGCCCCTGACGCCCGCCGCCGTGGAGCGGGCCTTTGCCGCCGGGCCCTCGTCCGCGCGCCTGTCCGGCCGCCTGAGCGCTTTGGCCCGCGAGGGGGGCTTTGCCTGCCGCGCCGTTGAGCTGCTGGATGACGGTCGGCGGGCCGGGCTCAATGAATTGGGCGACATGCTGGCCCGCGAGCTGTTGCGCGGGGGCTGCGAAAGAGTGATCTGGGGCCGGGAAAATGCCCTGCGCCCGGATTGCGCGCCGCGCGCCCTGCCCCTGCTGGAAAGGCCGGAGTTTTTCCCGCTGGTTTTTCCCGATCCGCGGCCGCCGCTCCGGCCCACGTCCACCCTGTTCCAGGGGGCCTGCCAGTTTTCCCGTTTCGCGGATCCGGCGCTTTCCGCCCACGGCGGGCGGGGCTCCAATGCCGTACAGGCGTCCGCGCCCTGGCTGCCGGCCAGCCGCGCCCTTCAGGCCCTGCTGGAAGGTTCCCGCCTGTTCCTGCCCTGGTTGGCGGTCACCGGCCTGTCCGACGTGCGCTTTCATGAGCCGCCCCCGCTGCCGACCGGCATTACCCGCGAATGCCGTCTCACTGTGGAAGCCCGGCCCTGGTTGATGCATGACCGGGTCATGACCCGTATGTGCCGCGCGGACCTCGTTGTCCGCCAACTGACGGACAACGGCCGCCATACGGAGCAGTACGCGCCGGTGGCTGAAGGCATGGTGCTGCTGGCCGCCGCCCCCGCCGAAGTACCCCCGCTCTGGCCCGCCGCCGGTGCTGACGGCGTCGATGGAAAGCCGGTGGACGGCGAGGGGCGGGAGGAATTGGCCGTATTTTACGATGCGCTGGGGCTGGACGCTCCCTGGCGTTTGCTGTCCGGCTTTGCGGTTCTGCCCGAAAATATGTACCGGGCCGCTTTGCCCACACCGGAAGAGCCCATTGCTCCCGAAGGGAATTGGGGCTATACTGATTGCCTGTATATGGTGGAGGGGATCGTGCAGGCCGCGTCGCTGGCCTTGGCCCTGGCCCGGCAAGGGGACGGCCCGGTGCGCGCGGATGGTGTCGGCATGGCCGCCGAATTGTGCCGCTGGCGGCTCAATGCGGCTGGTTTCATCCGTTTCGGCGGCGAGCGCGGGGCAAAGGGGCCCTGGCGTCTGCAATTGCGGCGTTCCTGGGCCGACGGCAGATTGCAGCGCTTTGACGCTCAGATTTCCGATGCGCGGGAGCGCGTATTGCTGACCCTCCATCACCTGGAATTTGACCGGCTGGAAACGGCGTCTCTTGAACAGGAGCCGCCGTCCGCCGTCGTTGCGCAACCTTGA
- a CDS encoding TolC family protein, translating into MPHFALLTPSARVFLPLLMALTLFFPACASNKAGLKSPELPARHWLEEAPGVPVENKTKLEAAVPNLYDAGKTFGFEDCVFLTIQQSPLLVNSAVNLEIKRVALTDAVWKYLPEPRMTLQVSNNLTRLNMDSKDTPGDYGRTKLRVGFYAAFPNPVATYFEHQVQKIMVNLAISTHRKAIGEAIYKIAQAYLKLQAQRNIVAAQKELLPVGKELISYWQQVESVEGRQGVSLNLATQHQRELELTVEKTTMEEIMQRTQLKILAGVEPQQRLNVDTGSADGILAGFDGHGLKWEERWPATEDDLLLRAQVKLGDYNIMVAWAQYIPDMSIQINNSPPAGQYQPVSGQEDTFLHLTFDFPLLDWGRRYRGVQTARMQKAQAFHEMARKRTDYSNTWLQAEQRVALAETQLKLAKTRFGTAELQYKEARISFNEGTEQLPVVAERQEAMTNARIAYIEAELEYKLANLEWMYVANLLQERFLGLPAKEFM; encoded by the coding sequence ATGCCGCATTTCGCATTACTCACGCCGTCAGCGCGCGTTTTCCTGCCGCTGCTCATGGCCCTGACCCTGTTTTTCCCGGCCTGCGCTTCCAACAAGGCCGGACTCAAGTCGCCGGAACTGCCGGCCAGGCACTGGCTGGAGGAAGCGCCGGGCGTACCCGTGGAAAACAAGACCAAGCTGGAAGCCGCCGTGCCCAACCTGTACGACGCGGGCAAAACTTTCGGCTTTGAGGACTGCGTCTTCCTGACCATCCAGCAGTCTCCCCTGCTGGTCAACAGCGCCGTGAACCTGGAAATCAAACGCGTGGCCCTCACCGACGCGGTCTGGAAGTATCTGCCCGAGCCGCGCATGACGCTGCAGGTTTCCAACAACCTGACCCGGCTGAACATGGACAGCAAGGATACGCCCGGCGATTACGGGCGGACCAAGTTGCGGGTGGGCTTTTACGCCGCGTTTCCCAATCCCGTGGCCACCTATTTCGAGCATCAGGTGCAGAAGATCATGGTCAATCTGGCCATTTCCACGCACCGCAAGGCCATCGGCGAAGCCATTTACAAAATCGCCCAGGCTTATCTGAAGCTTCAGGCCCAGCGCAACATCGTGGCCGCCCAGAAGGAACTCCTGCCTGTGGGCAAGGAGCTGATCTCCTACTGGCAGCAGGTGGAGTCCGTGGAAGGACGCCAGGGCGTGTCGCTCAACCTGGCGACCCAGCACCAGCGCGAACTGGAGCTGACCGTCGAAAAGACCACGATGGAAGAGATCATGCAGCGCACCCAGCTCAAGATCCTGGCCGGGGTGGAACCGCAGCAGCGCCTGAATGTGGATACCGGAAGCGCCGACGGGATTCTGGCCGGTTTTGACGGACACGGGCTGAAGTGGGAAGAGCGCTGGCCCGCCACCGAGGACGATCTGCTGCTGCGCGCCCAGGTCAAGCTGGGCGACTACAATATCATGGTGGCCTGGGCCCAGTATATCCCGGACATGTCCATTCAGATCAACAACAGTCCCCCGGCCGGACAGTACCAGCCGGTCAGCGGCCAGGAAGACACCTTCCTGCACCTGACTTTTGACTTCCCCCTGCTGGACTGGGGCCGCCGCTATCGCGGCGTGCAGACCGCCCGCATGCAGAAGGCCCAGGCCTTCCACGAAATGGCCCGCAAACGCACGGATTATTCCAATACCTGGCTGCAGGCCGAGCAGCGCGTGGCCCTGGCTGAAACTCAGCTCAAGCTGGCCAAGACCCGCTTCGGCACGGCCGAACTGCAGTACAAGGAAGCCCGTATTTCCTTCAACGAAGGCACGGAACAGCTGCCCGTGGTGGCCGAGCGCCAGGAGGCCATGACCAACGCCCGTATCGCTTATATCGAGGCGGAGCTGGAATATAAGCTGGCCAATCTGGAATGGATGTACGTCGCCAATCTGCTGCAAGAGCGTTTCCTGGGCCTGCCCGCCAAGGAGTTCATGTGA
- a CDS encoding HlyD family secretion protein → MPSLISPSRFLQRAHCPGRPTRVSRVFRAALVALAALLWAALWPVASGPALAAESAASTTILTGKVVTTVTRAVPIPFNAVVDEVLVKSGDAVEKGSPLLRYHLQEEAERILQREVTIGAATESLKGQVLDFERQLAETTAQRNKARQLVASGLGSRQALTRLEDDVDSLKRRIELLRTTIQKTESNFASRLRELEGYYGVPIKEGEQLPVTLVLTSPIKGYVLSLDSTLNPGTVLAAGTMPIRVGQLNPVLIQVPVYEAEVSGIKEGDTAEVEIPSLGNRKFTGTVNEISWVSNDMSVGNPSYYTVELTVPNPDLELKPGFKAVVRFSGGR, encoded by the coding sequence ATGCCGTCCCTTATTTCCCCTTCGCGTTTTCTTCAGCGCGCGCATTGCCCGGGCCGCCCAACCCGTGTGTCCCGGGTCTTCCGTGCCGCACTGGTCGCGTTGGCCGCGCTGCTCTGGGCCGCCCTCTGGCCGGTCGCCTCCGGCCCGGCTCTGGCCGCCGAATCCGCTGCGTCCACTACCATCCTGACCGGCAAGGTGGTCACCACCGTAACCCGCGCCGTGCCCATCCCCTTTAACGCGGTAGTGGACGAAGTGCTGGTCAAGTCCGGCGACGCCGTGGAAAAAGGCTCGCCGCTCCTGCGCTACCATCTGCAGGAAGAAGCTGAACGGATTTTGCAGCGCGAAGTGACCATCGGCGCGGCTACCGAGAGTCTCAAGGGCCAGGTGCTGGACTTTGAGCGGCAGCTGGCCGAGACCACGGCCCAGCGCAACAAGGCCCGCCAACTGGTAGCCTCCGGCCTGGGTTCCCGTCAGGCTCTGACCCGGCTGGAGGACGATGTGGACTCCCTCAAGCGCCGCATCGAGCTGTTGCGCACCACCATCCAGAAGACCGAAAGCAACTTCGCCTCCCGCCTCAGGGAGCTGGAAGGTTATTACGGCGTGCCCATCAAGGAGGGCGAACAACTGCCCGTCACCCTGGTGCTAACCTCGCCCATCAAGGGCTATGTGCTTTCCCTGGACTCCACGCTCAATCCCGGCACGGTGCTGGCCGCCGGCACCATGCCCATTCGCGTGGGGCAGCTCAATCCCGTGCTGATCCAGGTGCCGGTCTATGAGGCCGAAGTGAGCGGCATCAAGGAAGGCGACACCGCCGAAGTGGAAATCCCGTCCCTGGGCAACCGGAAATTCACGGGCACGGTCAATGAGATTTCCTGGGTCTCCAACGACATGAGCGTGGGCAATCCTTCCTATTACACGGTGGAGCTGACCGTGCCCAATCCCGACCTTGAATTGAAGCCCGGTTTCAAGGCCGTGGTGCGCTTCAGCGGCGGCAGGTAA